The genomic segment ACCGGCGGAGGGATGAATTTCTGAATGGGCTGGGTATAAAGGTGCTTAGGTTTTGGGCCAACGATGTACTGAAAAATACGCAGGGTGTGTTGGAGGAGATAGCGAAGTATTTGTAATAAGGTAGCCCTCACCCCTAACCCCTCTCCCACGGGGAGAGGGGGACCGCCTTCGGGGAGAGCGGGCTCGACTTACGCTTTGGCCACTAACACCATTACGCCCCGACGCCGGCGCGGGAATCCTTTTTGGCGCCGGCGGCTTGTCATACACCCCGGATGGGCCTATAATTATGGAAACTAATATTTCCCGTTCCACCCCAGACCAGGAGCCGCCGGTGAGGATCACGCCGCAGGACATCCACCACCAGGAGTTCACCCGCTCGGTGCGGGGCTACACCGTCGAGGAGGTGGACGCCTTCCTCGAACGGGTGGCCGACGAGCTGGAGCACGTGCACCAGGACAACACCAAGCTCCGGGACCAGCTGAAGGGGCTGGAGGCGTCCCTGGGCGAGTACCGCCGCCTCGAGAAGAGCATCGAGAAAACGCTGATGGCGGCCACCCAGGCCTCCGAGGACATGACCAAGAACGCCGAGAGCAAGCGCGACCTTATCGTCCGGGAGGCCGAGCTCCGGGCGGAGGAGCTCATCACCGAAGCCCAGCGCCGCCGCGACGAGATCAAGGTCGAGCTGGCCCAGTTGAGTCAGCAGCGCACGGTGTACATCGTCGAGATGCGGGCCTTCCTGCAGGCCCAGATGGGCCTCCTCGACGAGCTGGAGCTCCGCGGCTACAAGGGCTCTCCACGACCCCAGCGCCCCGCGCCGGAGATGCCCGTCGAGCTGGACCTGGATAATCCCGATGACGCGGGTCGTGCCACTTAAAATCGGCAAGGATGGGTCCGGGCGCGCGCTGGTCCCGCTCCACGTCCAGCCGCGGGCGAGGCGCGCCGGACCGGCCGGCCTCCACGACGGAGCGCTGAAACTTCGCCTGAAGAGCCCGCCCGCGGAAGGCCGGGCCAACGCGGAGGCCGCCGGGCTCCTGGCCGACCTCTTGGGAATCCCCCGGAACCGGGTCGAACTGGTGCGGGGATTCCGGAGCCGGGACAAGCTCGCCGCCGTCACCGGCCTGAGCGCGGAGGAGGTCGAGAGGCTCCTGACCGCGCGCCTTGAAGAAGAGTGAAACGTATGGGCCGCCCCGCGATAAAAGTTTTTTTCGCTCTCCTGATTCTCGCCGTCCCGGCGGCCGCCGAATCGGCGTTGGAACTGGTGGGCGACGGGAACGTGGCGCTGCGCGAGGGGAACTACGAGGACGCGGTGGTCTCTTTCAACCGGGCCCTGGAGCTCGAGCCGGGCTACCCGGCGGCGATAAACGGCCTGGGACAGGTGGCGCTGGCCCGGGGCCGGTACGAGGAAGCGCTCCGGTTCCTCCAACCGCTCATCAGCGAATACCAGGGCGATCCGGTCTTCCTCCAGAACCTCGGGATAATCTTCAAGTACGTGGGGGATTACGGCAACGCGGTGGAGATGTTCCGCATGTCCGACAAGCTGTTGCCGGACAACCCGCCGGTCCTGGCCGGTCTGGCCGAAAGCCTCCTCCAGCGGGGCGACGCGCTCGAGGCGCTGCCGCTCACCCGGCGCCTGGTGGACCTCGACCCCGCCCGACCCGACTACCACTACCTCCACGGCATGGCCTCCCTGTACAACAATATAAAGGACGAGGCCCAGAGCGCCTTCGAGCGTACGCTGGCGCTCAACCCCTCCTTCGCCTACGCCTTCGAGCCTCTGTTCGAGATTTACTACGAGAAGGACAACCTGCCCCCGGCCCAGGAGCTGGCCGAGCGTTGGTGCGCCGACCAGACGGGGAACGGTTCCGCCTGGCGGGCCGTGGGCATAGTGGCGGTCCGGCAGGGCGATTTCCCCGCCGCCCTGGAGGCGACCCGGACCATGCTCGAGCGCGGCCGCCTGGACAACAATCTGGTCCAGATCGTCACCAAGTGGCTCCGGGCCACTGACCGGTACGCGGAGGCCCGCGAGCTCTGGGAGCGGGTGCTCGTCCTCGACCCCCACAACGTCTCCGCCGCCACCGAGCTGGAGCGTTGATCGGCCGCGCGGAAACCGCCGCCGTAGTCGCGCTCGCCCTCGCGGCGGCCCTTTTCATCCTCCTCGACCAGACCCACCCCCCGCCCCCCGGTGAAGAGCCCAAGGTGGATTACGCCTTCGTCTTCGGCGACGCCGTGGCGCGTCCCGGCGCCTACCCGTTCCTGCGGGGGACCGCGCCCGATCTGGCCTACATCTACCGCCGGGCCGGGGGTGACCCCGCCCTGGTCGCGGCGCTGCCCAACGTGACGCCCGGCTTGCCGGCGCTGCTCTGGTTCGACCGCCGCTGGCTGGGCTCCCGGACGGAGCTGACGGGGCCGCTCGATTTGAACCGCGCCCCGGCCTACGAGCTGGTGAAGCTGCCGGGCATCGGCGAGGTTCTGG from the bacterium genome contains:
- a CDS encoding tetratricopeptide repeat protein; the encoded protein is MGRPAIKVFFALLILAVPAAAESALELVGDGNVALREGNYEDAVVSFNRALELEPGYPAAINGLGQVALARGRYEEALRFLQPLISEYQGDPVFLQNLGIIFKYVGDYGNAVEMFRMSDKLLPDNPPVLAGLAESLLQRGDALEALPLTRRLVDLDPARPDYHYLHGMASLYNNIKDEAQSAFERTLALNPSFAYAFEPLFEIYYEKDNLPPAQELAERWCADQTGNGSAWRAVGIVAVRQGDFPAALEATRTMLERGRLDNNLVQIVTKWLRATDRYAEARELWERVLVLDPHNVSAATELER
- a CDS encoding DivIVA domain-containing protein; translated protein: MRITPQDIHHQEFTRSVRGYTVEEVDAFLERVADELEHVHQDNTKLRDQLKGLEASLGEYRRLEKSIEKTLMAATQASEDMTKNAESKRDLIVREAELRAEELITEAQRRRDEIKVELAQLSQQRTVYIVEMRAFLQAQMGLLDELELRGYKGSPRPQRPAPEMPVELDLDNPDDAGRAT
- a CDS encoding DUF167 domain-containing protein; translated protein: MTRVVPLKIGKDGSGRALVPLHVQPRARRAGPAGLHDGALKLRLKSPPAEGRANAEAAGLLADLLGIPRNRVELVRGFRSRDKLAAVTGLSAEEVERLLTARLEEE
- a CDS encoding helix-hairpin-helix domain-containing protein — translated: MIGRAETAAVVALALAAALFILLDQTHPPPPGEEPKVDYAFVFGDAVARPGAYPFLRGTAPDLAYIYRRAGGDPALVAALPNVTPGLPALLWFDRRWLGSRTELTGPLDLNRAPAYELVKLPGIGEVLARRIVEGRPYSSVDDLVRVKGIGEGKLAAIRGLVT